In one Streptomyces sp. T12 genomic region, the following are encoded:
- a CDS encoding ATP-binding protein — MSDPRSWECHLKLPNDPRALSIARRTVRTALLGYAHTPELTYTAELLTSELVSNSVKHSDGPVTVRLRSRGSTVRIGVMDNHPELPAPLPCTPDQDFGRGLYLVEALADAWGRYPVISHSHAPGWKVVWFELSGVRE; from the coding sequence ATGTCCGACCCTCGGTCCTGGGAGTGCCACCTCAAGCTCCCCAACGACCCGCGAGCACTCTCGATCGCCCGCCGCACCGTCCGCACGGCCCTGCTCGGTTACGCCCACACGCCCGAACTCACCTACACCGCCGAACTGTTGACCTCGGAGCTCGTCTCCAACTCCGTGAAACACTCGGACGGCCCGGTCACCGTCAGACTCCGTTCCCGCGGCAGCACCGTACGCATCGGAGTCATGGACAACCACCCAGAACTCCCCGCCCCCTTGCCCTGCACCCCGGACCAGGACTTCGGTCGCGGCCTCTACCTGGTGGAAGCCCTGGCGGACGCTTGGGGCCGCTACCCGGTGATCAGCCACTCGCACGCGCCCGGATGGAAGGTGGTGTGGTTCGAACTGTCCGGCGTACGGGAGTAA
- a CDS encoding helix-turn-helix transcriptional regulator: MSTRTTPTERQKRLGAELRKMRLAAGATTEYAAGLLGIDRTRLSNMESGIRPFSPERIRTLACNYACTDETYVDALVAIAAGKVRGWWEHHRGTLPSGLLDIAELEWHAARVRTAQVMHAPGLLQTEEYARAVFAAVLPPLSRLEVELRVAHRMERQQVFERSEPLPYIAYVHEAALRMPYGGREATREQLKHLAVQSERENIEVRVISTLKGGFPGAGHALLYADGAVPQLDTVQLDSAHGPEFTHAEAQLTKYRAHLDWMDDAAMSSEASRDVIHKIAREL; the protein is encoded by the coding sequence ATGTCAACCAGAACCACTCCGACGGAACGGCAGAAGCGCCTGGGTGCCGAGCTGCGCAAGATGCGCCTGGCGGCAGGCGCCACCACGGAGTACGCGGCAGGCCTCCTGGGGATCGACAGGACGCGGCTGTCCAACATGGAGTCGGGTATCCGCCCCTTCTCACCGGAACGCATCCGCACCTTGGCCTGCAACTATGCGTGCACGGACGAGACTTACGTTGACGCCCTGGTGGCCATAGCGGCTGGAAAGGTACGCGGGTGGTGGGAGCATCACCGAGGAACGCTGCCCTCAGGGCTCCTGGATATCGCCGAGTTGGAGTGGCATGCGGCCCGCGTCCGGACCGCTCAGGTCATGCACGCCCCCGGCCTGCTCCAGACCGAGGAGTACGCCCGCGCCGTCTTCGCTGCCGTACTGCCACCGCTAAGCCGACTGGAGGTCGAGCTGCGCGTAGCGCACCGCATGGAGCGCCAACAGGTTTTCGAACGGTCGGAACCGCTCCCGTACATCGCCTACGTCCATGAAGCAGCCCTGCGTATGCCCTACGGCGGCAGGGAAGCGACCCGGGAGCAGCTCAAGCATCTGGCCGTCCAGTCTGAACGAGAGAACATTGAAGTCCGTGTGATCTCCACCCTCAAAGGCGGGTTCCCCGGCGCGGGACACGCGCTGCTCTATGCGGACGGGGCTGTGCCTCAACTGGACACCGTGCAACTGGACTCGGCGCACGGGCCGGAATTCACTCATGCCGAGGCCCAGCTCACGAAGTACCGTGCGCATCTGGACTGGATGGACGACGCGGCGATGAGTTCGGAAGCATCGCGTGACGTTATCCACAAGATCGCCCGTGAGCTGTAG
- the mycP gene encoding type VII secretion-associated serine protease mycosin, with protein sequence MPTSNMQRVAHRTLLPGVLAVLLVCTATAPSHAESIRSQQWHLTAMKAEEMWKITKGEGVTVAVIDSGVDDQNPDLRGRVLEGKDFAPATKGDQHTDYRGHGTGMAGLIAGTGESGGGDGAFGLAPGAKILPIRVHENASAFPKAIRYAADAGAKVINISMGSEVETPGGPWQAESDAVKYALDKGALIFAAVGNNGDSSLSYPAATPGIVGIGAIGQDLRKTSASQYGPQVDLAAPGIDMVHACGGKTELCKSSGTSDATALASASAALIWSKHPDWTNNQVLRVMLNTAAGPTSGAKRNDYIGYGVVRPRIALKTPGDPGPADEYPLPDLAAAEPMSPSPKASESAGTKNEEDKQSAAVPAHDDDSDSALWITLGVGAAALLGAAIAIPVVRARRRNTTSIAH encoded by the coding sequence ATGCCCACCAGCAACATGCAGCGTGTCGCTCACAGAACTCTGCTGCCGGGAGTACTAGCGGTCCTGTTGGTATGCACCGCCACCGCGCCGTCCCACGCGGAGTCCATCCGTTCCCAGCAGTGGCATCTGACCGCCATGAAGGCGGAGGAGATGTGGAAGATCACCAAGGGCGAGGGGGTCACAGTCGCAGTCATCGACAGCGGGGTCGACGACCAGAACCCTGACCTCCGCGGCCGAGTATTGGAGGGGAAGGACTTCGCGCCAGCCACCAAGGGCGATCAGCACACTGACTATCGGGGCCACGGAACGGGCATGGCTGGATTGATTGCCGGAACCGGGGAAAGCGGGGGAGGCGACGGGGCTTTCGGCCTCGCCCCTGGGGCAAAGATTCTGCCCATCCGAGTACATGAGAACGCATCCGCATTCCCCAAGGCAATCCGGTATGCCGCCGACGCAGGGGCCAAGGTCATCAATATTTCCATGGGGTCGGAGGTAGAGACCCCGGGAGGGCCCTGGCAGGCAGAGAGCGATGCTGTGAAGTATGCCCTGGATAAGGGGGCCCTGATCTTCGCAGCCGTCGGCAATAACGGCGACTCATCTCTCTCGTACCCCGCTGCCACTCCAGGGATCGTCGGAATAGGAGCGATCGGCCAAGACCTCCGCAAAACCTCCGCGTCACAGTACGGCCCCCAAGTCGACCTGGCGGCGCCGGGCATCGACATGGTCCACGCATGTGGTGGCAAGACGGAGCTGTGCAAGAGCAGTGGCACGAGTGACGCCACCGCCCTCGCCTCCGCCAGCGCGGCCCTCATCTGGTCGAAGCACCCTGACTGGACCAACAACCAGGTCCTCAGGGTCATGCTCAACACCGCAGCCGGCCCCACAAGCGGCGCCAAGCGAAACGACTACATCGGCTACGGAGTTGTGCGTCCCCGGATCGCCCTGAAGACCCCCGGCGATCCCGGCCCAGCCGACGAATACCCTCTGCCCGATCTTGCCGCCGCAGAGCCCATGTCTCCGTCTCCGAAGGCCTCTGAGTCCGCTGGGACCAAGAACGAGGAGGACAAGCAGTCCGCCGCCGTCCCCGCACACGACGATGACAGCGACTCGGCTCTCTGGATCACGCTGGGCGTAGGTGCTGCCGCTCTGCTGGGTGCCGCAATCGCCATCCCTGTAGTGCGCGCCCGGCGCCGCAACACGACGTCCATCGCTCACTGA
- a CDS encoding alpha/beta hydrolase, with the protein MDLATLSALKPSEFSDAADGYRSTSDMASTAKDRIEHQITVAMRQANEGEAATAGMKQLRDLAENFHYTQVECGLVAAALNGFAYDLEAAKKKLDAAVEGAQAEKFTVNPDGSITYPASGEQVDGKVPQGGTVSSLPDGTAAAIGHQAANVDPNPNHRRALDYVDLIADALQQATEADEKWAPKLRALKADDDLTVSDRDWSDVKKDTAGVLKGAEDYLDSIKEPPKHGTPEDNAQWWKSLTDEQRADYIAVHPDSIGWMDGLPAAVRDEANRTVLAEARGVAQGELNAWMAKEPKPAYYEREIINAQTGERWTAKIPTEEWREWEKKRKELQSPIDAMDAIQDRYDNYAGDESTRPYLLGFDNKKLGHVVMSIGNPDTADNVVTYVPGTGTKLISIDGDISRAELLQDQATIADPLHSTASIMWLGYDAPQSLMGDATDAKWADNAREPLNSFLTGLDTAHRGGHANSTIMGHSYGTLVAGETMRDHPDLPVDNAILVGSPGVGVNHAKDLNIPADHVWAATAKNDLVNVAPPPAGMLAPLNPKAYMRLFDDHSIMYGNDPTSDEFGGRTFRVADGKFPGADGFMPAHSQYWEGDSLADMAKIATGGTP; encoded by the coding sequence ATGGACCTCGCAACCCTCAGTGCGCTGAAGCCGTCGGAGTTCTCGGATGCGGCCGACGGATATCGCAGTACGAGTGACATGGCCAGCACGGCCAAGGACCGTATCGAGCACCAGATCACAGTGGCCATGCGTCAGGCCAACGAGGGCGAGGCTGCGACAGCGGGGATGAAGCAGCTGCGGGACCTGGCTGAGAACTTCCACTACACCCAGGTGGAGTGCGGCCTGGTCGCCGCGGCGCTCAACGGGTTCGCGTACGACTTGGAAGCGGCCAAGAAGAAGCTGGACGCGGCGGTCGAGGGCGCCCAAGCCGAGAAGTTCACTGTGAACCCCGACGGCTCGATCACCTACCCGGCCAGCGGCGAGCAGGTCGACGGCAAGGTTCCCCAAGGCGGCACCGTGAGCAGCCTGCCAGACGGTACAGCTGCTGCGATTGGCCACCAGGCTGCAAACGTAGACCCCAACCCCAATCACCGCCGAGCGCTGGACTACGTCGACCTCATCGCTGATGCCCTCCAGCAGGCTACGGAGGCCGACGAGAAGTGGGCGCCGAAGCTGCGGGCCCTGAAGGCCGACGACGACCTGACCGTCTCCGACCGGGACTGGTCAGACGTGAAGAAGGACACCGCTGGTGTCCTCAAGGGAGCCGAGGACTACCTGGACTCGATCAAGGAACCGCCCAAGCACGGGACTCCCGAGGACAACGCTCAGTGGTGGAAGAGCCTCACCGACGAGCAGCGGGCGGATTACATAGCTGTGCATCCTGATTCGATCGGGTGGATGGACGGGCTTCCTGCCGCTGTACGTGACGAGGCGAACAGAACGGTTCTTGCGGAGGCCCGTGGCGTCGCGCAGGGCGAGTTGAACGCCTGGATGGCGAAGGAGCCCAAGCCGGCTTACTACGAGCGCGAAATCATCAACGCCCAGACGGGTGAGCGGTGGACTGCAAAGATTCCGACGGAGGAATGGAGGGAGTGGGAAAAGAAACGGAAAGAACTTCAGAGTCCAATCGACGCTATGGACGCGATCCAGGACCGATACGACAACTATGCTGGTGACGAGAGTACCCGGCCTTATCTCCTCGGGTTCGACAACAAGAAGCTCGGGCATGTCGTCATGTCCATCGGAAACCCCGACACCGCTGACAACGTAGTGACATATGTTCCGGGAACCGGGACCAAGCTGATCAGTATTGATGGCGACATCTCAAGGGCTGAGCTTCTTCAGGACCAAGCAACAATTGCGGACCCTCTGCATTCGACAGCATCGATAATGTGGCTTGGTTACGACGCTCCGCAGAGTCTTATGGGCGACGCGACTGACGCCAAGTGGGCCGACAATGCACGTGAGCCTTTGAACAGTTTCCTGACCGGCCTTGACACGGCCCATCGCGGAGGCCATGCGAATTCAACAATCATGGGCCACAGCTACGGCACTCTTGTGGCCGGCGAGACGATGCGTGATCACCCAGACCTGCCCGTAGACAACGCGATTCTGGTAGGAAGTCCGGGCGTAGGGGTCAACCACGCCAAGGACCTGAACATCCCCGCAGATCATGTCTGGGCTGCCACGGCGAAGAACGATCTCGTCAACGTGGCTCCACCGCCCGCAGGCATGCTGGCGCCGCTGAATCCGAAGGCATACATGCGCCTCTTCGACGACCACTCGATCATGTACGGTAACGATCCGACGTCCGACGAATTTGGTGGGCGGACTTTCAGGGTTGCTGACGGTAAATTCCCCGGCGCGGATGGCTTCATGCCCGCTCACTCCCAGTACTGGGAAGGTGATTCCCTGGCTGATATGGCGAAGATCGCAACCGGAGGAACTCCGTGA
- a CDS encoding glycoside hydrolase family 16 protein, with product MSSALLRPGRLIVGALAALSLLLLGQPPAHAASWGAPQTVNSWNTISGRWTANNELETYTPNCVWYEGSTLVIKTYKSGSTYYSGRVESKALYGYGTYSFTANMPNGQGLLPAVWAAYLNPWLPEFDAAEIVGQNPNTVYQTFHDPNNAQTQFSKTNSAGWTNAYHKYSFTWWPDHIDFAVDGTITGTKWYTTAPGVGMRFIVNTAVGGDWPGNPNDSTWATADGARYLKVSSITYTPYYP from the coding sequence ATGTCATCTGCACTTCTCAGGCCGGGACGCCTGATAGTCGGCGCCCTGGCGGCGCTGTCACTGCTTCTCCTGGGACAGCCGCCAGCCCACGCGGCATCCTGGGGAGCCCCCCAGACCGTCAACTCGTGGAACACCATCAGCGGACGGTGGACCGCCAACAACGAGCTGGAGACCTACACCCCCAACTGTGTCTGGTACGAGGGCAGCACCCTCGTCATCAAGACCTACAAGTCGGGCAGCACTTACTACTCGGGCCGCGTGGAGTCCAAGGCACTCTACGGCTACGGCACTTACAGCTTCACCGCGAACATGCCCAACGGCCAGGGCCTCCTGCCTGCGGTATGGGCGGCCTACCTGAATCCGTGGCTGCCCGAGTTCGACGCCGCCGAAATCGTCGGCCAGAACCCGAACACCGTCTACCAGACCTTCCACGACCCCAACAACGCCCAGACCCAGTTCTCGAAGACAAATTCCGCGGGCTGGACCAACGCGTACCACAAGTATTCGTTCACGTGGTGGCCCGATCACATCGACTTCGCCGTGGACGGCACCATCACCGGCACCAAGTGGTACACCACTGCCCCGGGTGTCGGGATGCGCTTCATCGTCAACACCGCCGTCGGCGGCGACTGGCCGGGCAACCCCAACGACTCGACATGGGCCACAGCAGACGGCGCGAGGTACCTGAAGGTCTCCTCGATCACGTACACCCCCTACTATCCGTAA
- a CDS encoding WXG100 family type VII secretion target, protein MAVDNGTMLVTYAELERAAGDITNQAKKLDTDLEALQQRMKDLSAFFEGEAKTAADGLHREWDIKAREIHQALNSIANAVRDASAAYSAADRKAAANY, encoded by the coding sequence ATGGCAGTAGACAACGGCACCATGCTCGTCACCTACGCGGAACTCGAGAGGGCCGCAGGGGACATCACCAACCAGGCCAAGAAACTGGACACGGACCTGGAAGCCCTCCAGCAGCGGATGAAGGACCTCTCCGCCTTCTTCGAGGGCGAGGCCAAGACCGCGGCAGACGGCCTCCACCGCGAGTGGGACATCAAGGCCAGGGAGATCCACCAGGCCCTGAACTCCATCGCGAACGCGGTCCGCGACGCGAGCGCGGCGTACAGCGCCGCGGACCGTAAGGCCGCCGCCAACTACTAG
- a CDS encoding WXG100 family type VII secretion target — protein MAGTQKVTDDVLRQFEQELNERFGSVKQQLQQLHAVIDGVEGKWQGQGAVSFDRKQTEINERMANIGNLLVRFQNAVNDNRRIAGSTDEEIYQALAGIDSGGSGSAGGPSSAAKSSAFSGM, from the coding sequence ATGGCCGGAACCCAGAAGGTCACAGACGACGTACTGCGGCAGTTCGAGCAGGAGCTCAACGAACGATTCGGGTCGGTGAAGCAGCAGTTGCAGCAGCTGCACGCCGTGATCGACGGTGTGGAAGGCAAGTGGCAGGGCCAGGGCGCCGTGTCCTTCGACCGGAAGCAGACCGAGATCAACGAGCGCATGGCCAACATCGGCAACCTGCTCGTCCGTTTCCAGAACGCAGTCAACGACAACCGCCGCATCGCCGGCAGCACCGACGAAGAGATCTACCAGGCCCTGGCAGGCATCGACTCGGGCGGCTCCGGCTCGGCCGGCGGTCCCTCGTCGGCGGCCAAGTCCTCGGCCTTCTCCGGCATGTGA
- the mycP gene encoding type VII secretion-associated serine protease mycosin has translation MRTRPHVGRLVGTAAATFAFVVVPQAPVATAAVPSAGTADQCTFPGKTYEGRPWALQRVLLDEVWKQSMGEGVRVAVIDTGVDVKNRQLAPAVDVRKGRNFLSPNLTDDNGNKIERGRDDGTTDVVGHGTKVAGIIAARPAKGTGFVGLAPKATIIPIQQNDAEGHGDTESLAAAINYATREADADIINISQDTVNPIDSTSELKTAVDNALARDIVIVASAGNDGLGGNVKETYPASYEGVLAVAAADRNNERAVFSQSGEFVDVAAPGVDMVSTVPGGGHCADNGTSFSAPYVAGVAALIKAKHPRWTQEQITAQIMQTAERSIPGHDRLVGWGVVDPVRALTEDDKPIEHPVPSNQGAGQAPAVAQLPLGETPQERAVRLGTYVVVGSLVLVAVIGGGAVAGRDARRRTASGKASGNAPGKASGNASA, from the coding sequence ATGCGTACGCGTCCCCACGTGGGCCGGCTTGTTGGAACGGCCGCCGCCACGTTCGCGTTCGTCGTGGTGCCCCAGGCGCCTGTGGCCACCGCCGCCGTGCCCTCCGCCGGCACGGCCGATCAGTGCACCTTCCCGGGCAAGACGTACGAGGGCCGCCCCTGGGCCCTGCAGCGGGTCCTGCTGGACGAGGTGTGGAAACAGTCGATGGGCGAGGGCGTACGCGTCGCGGTCATCGACACCGGCGTGGACGTCAAGAACCGCCAACTCGCCCCGGCGGTGGACGTCAGGAAGGGCCGCAACTTCCTGTCGCCGAACCTCACGGACGACAACGGCAACAAGATCGAGCGCGGCCGCGACGACGGCACCACCGACGTGGTGGGCCACGGCACGAAGGTCGCGGGCATCATCGCCGCCAGGCCGGCGAAGGGCACGGGCTTCGTCGGCCTGGCGCCCAAGGCGACGATCATCCCGATCCAGCAGAACGATGCCGAGGGCCACGGCGACACCGAGAGCCTGGCCGCGGCCATCAACTACGCCACCAGGGAGGCGGACGCCGACATCATCAACATCTCCCAGGACACGGTCAACCCGATCGACTCCACCTCCGAACTGAAAACGGCGGTGGACAACGCGCTGGCCAGGGACATCGTCATCGTGGCCTCGGCAGGCAACGACGGACTCGGAGGCAACGTCAAGGAGACCTACCCAGCATCGTACGAAGGCGTCCTGGCGGTAGCCGCCGCGGACCGCAACAACGAACGCGCGGTCTTCTCCCAGTCCGGCGAGTTCGTGGACGTCGCGGCCCCCGGTGTCGACATGGTCTCCACCGTCCCCGGCGGCGGCCACTGCGCCGACAACGGCACCAGCTTCTCCGCCCCCTACGTCGCCGGTGTCGCGGCCCTCATCAAGGCCAAGCACCCGAGGTGGACGCAGGAGCAGATCACCGCCCAGATCATGCAGACCGCGGAACGCTCCATCCCCGGACATGACCGCCTGGTCGGCTGGGGCGTCGTCGACCCCGTACGCGCGCTGACGGAGGACGACAAACCGATCGAGCATCCGGTGCCGAGCAACCAAGGCGCCGGGCAGGCGCCCGCGGTGGCCCAACTCCCGCTCGGGGAAACCCCGCAGGAGCGGGCTGTCCGCCTCGGGACCTATGTGGTGGTCGGCAGCTTGGTGCTGGTGGCGGTCATCGGGGGCGGGGCGGTGGCGGGGCGGGATGCGCGGAGGAGGACGGCGTCGGGGAAGGCATCGGGGAACGCCCCGGGAAAGGCATCGGGGAACGCCTCGGCATAG